The Desulfococcus multivorans DNA window ACACGCCTGATAACCTGTTTGACTGGTTGAACAGGATGCCTCAGGATCATCTTGTATTTCTTGCGGATCATATTTTCTGGAAACTCGAAGGAGCGCGTCAAACCGAATCTATACCGAGGGTGATCATCGATTTCACCGGCGGAACCGACAACGGTGCCTGGGCAGACACCGAAATCGAAATCATGGTGGTGGATTCCGAGGACGGCTACCCCAATAAAAAACTCGATGATGGACGTAATTAGCGGAGACAATAAGAGATGGGGACAAGACATAATTGAGTTTCTGGCAATGATCAGGGACGGGTCACACGTTATCTTCATCATCTTTCTTAGAGCCGCGTAATAAGGAGAAATCTCATGTATCAGGTTTGCGTTATCGATTTCAGCCGAACGGAAAAACTTATCGTGGTAGACAATTTCCCGACACTCAAAGCGGCAGTGGACGACTTCTGCGCCGGCGGATGGGAGGACCGAGATAACGTCCGGAAGCAGGCGGTTCTGATCAGGGATCCTTGTGGAAAAATCCACGGGGTCGGAACCTATGTCGACATTGACTGTAGCAGCCTGCCGGTCCTGGTGTGGGTTTATGCCCACGGCGCGATGGAGAACCGGTATTACGAAAAAGAGTATGCCGGATTCATTGAAAAGGAGGTGTGATGCACTTAAAAATGATCACAATGAGACAGGTGGAACTGCCTGCATGAGGGGATAAAAACAGGAGAAAAACATGGGAATATCGACAAACTCGGCTTCTTCAGCCACCTTGAGCATCGCATCGTAGCCGGAGGCATATGCCTGGTCCAGCACGGCGGCATTGGAGATCTCTTCCATTGCAGTCTTGGCGAATACCCGACCAAAGTCCCGGGCAGCCTCAGCAACGGACTCGATGTCCTTCTGGAGGGCGTCGTTGGCCAGTTTCCGCAAAGCAGGGAGAACGTCAGCGGCGTCGAGATTATCCGATTACTGGCCTTGCGGCATTCGGGATCCCTGCAAAATTTCTGATGTTTGACGTTTCGGGGATCAGGAAGGAATAACTTACCGCAATGACGACATTTCTTTTTCCGGTTTCGCACCATCGGCAATGTACCTCCTCATGCGATGGTACGGGAAAAGTCGATATTTTGGGAAGAAGATGATCGGAGAAGAAAAGAAAGGAAGAAGATTGAAGAAAAGGTTTAAAATAGAAGCTGTTGGAAGAAAAGAAAGAAGATCAATCACGCATTTTCAACCCGCCCGGATTGGTACAGTTTAAGAACGCCGCTGACAATCTTTTGCAATTTGCGTCATCAGGCGTTTGTTTCCGCCCGGAATCATTTAAATTATAAGCATTTATTGGCCTGAATAGAGTCTTAAACGGTACAATATTGGCATATAATTGGTCAAAATGGCAAATACACTAAGAACAATTTATATCATTCTATCTTGGTATCTGGTATAAGGCATGATTAAAATTGTTCGTTGAAAAAAACCTCGATGTCCCAGCGTTTGCTGTAGACGCGCACGATATTAAACCGGCAATTAAAGTCAGAAAATCTAGTCACAAGGAACAGGCGGTTTTTGGGCTGATTCGGTTTGGATGTTTAGTTGCCGGTTTAATATCCTCATCGGCCAACTTAGTGTCGGTTGACAGCAGCGCCAGCCAATCTTTTTTTCGTTTGTCGCGTACGAACACCGGCTTGGCTGCAACCGAATCATTGAGCATGACACGGGTACTGGCCAGGATCTTGGCGCGGCCACGGCGTTTTTTAAGCCGCCGGTAGATGGCCATCAGATTCAAGGACTGACCATTGAAGGTGTAGTGAATCTTAGGCGACTTTTTCACCATGCCGATGATCTTGATGTGCTCAGCCAATGTGGTAACGGTTGCCGGCATCGTAAACCAGCTGTCCATCAGCAGGTATTTGGCAGAAACACCCGCTGAGAGAATTCGCTTTACCATGGTTTCAAGATGCGATGTTGCCTTTTCGGTAGCTTCTTTGCGGCGCTGGTATGCGCAGCAGCGCTTATCCAGGGCCTTTTGGCTGTCGCACAAGCGCTTTTCGGCATCCGAGGAAGACAACAGGGCAAAATCCATCGGAAGACAACTGGTTCCATCCGGCCAGCAGATGGTGAGCATCCGAAAGCCTTTCAAAAAGCGGCCGGTGCTGTGATCCCAGACTCTTGCGAGCAGTTCCACCCACTTGGAGCGGGATCGGTCATACGGGCTGTCATCAATGATGAGCACCGATTCGCGTTCATCGTTGGTCAGCCGGTTGAAAACACCAAACAGCCGCAGGCCCAGAGAAAGCAGCAGCCGACGCCAATTGTAGGTCTGGCCCTTGAGTAACTCGTAGGCGGCGTCTTTGCCGAAAGGCAATTCGTTGTTGAGCACGATGCCGCGGAAGAAGTTCTTACCGACAAAGGGCAGTGTGAATATGGCTTTTGTCAAAGAGCGAACACTGTGGCCGTGATGTTTACGCACTCCACATCGGTGCATGAGAGTTGCGATTTTAAAACGGCCAAAGAAGTCATCGATTTTGTTTTGAACGTGAACAGGGTCTTGCGATTGGGAGACGATGCTGCTATGGTCCATTTGAGCCCTTTCTCTTTGTATTTATTGTGAATTGTCGCAAATCCACCATAAATCAAAAGACAGGGCTCTTCAAGTTATTTATTCATGAAATCAGAATGATGGGCCATTTTTCAGCCCCCTCAATCCATTCCCGAAAGTTGAGTTAGCTATTATACAAAATGTATGTGGCTCGAATTATGGATATAAAGATATATCCCAATCGTAATTCAATTTCTATGAAAGTAAAAACACGGATTTCGGGTACCATGAAAAATAATTTAATTTTCCATAATCTTCAACATTATGTTATGATTTATAAATTCAACTTATCGCCTTTCGTAACTTTGGCTAAACAAGAGTGGTAATCAAAATAAAAAGTAACTATTCAGCAAAAAACTTAAAATTGACGCATTTTTTTCTTGACAGGCCTTTTCGTGAAAATTTGAATTTTCGTAACTATTCAGCAAAAAACTTAAAATTGACGCATTTTTTTCTTGACAGGCCTTTTCGTGAAAATTTGAATTTTCTTTTAGAAGTTCAGAACAGCCTATTTTTGAGGCATCAGGCTTAAGCAAAGAGTCCCTGGATCGAGAATCTTAGGCGATAGTCCCTGACCCTGACAAGAAAAATAAAATCCGATAAAATGGAACGTCGAGCGAAAAAACCCGTTCAAAAAACCTGTGTTATAGTAACTTCATTCAGGCTCAGAATTTCCGAGGTGATGAGTGAAGTTAAACGCAATAGATGTCGAAGAAACGGTCAAAAATACAAGGCGCTTGCTGGGCGAGGATCAAAACGTATCTCCTGCCCTGAAAGCAGCCGTCGAACTTTTGCTGCTTCTCGTGGCGCTATTGCTGAATCGTTTGGGGCTCAACAGCAGTAACAGCAGCAAACCGCCGGCATCTGATCCGAATCGGAAGAAGAAGGAAAAAGCTCCCGGCGCAAACAAGCGCGGCGGCCAACCCGGACACAACGGTACAACCCTGAAAAGGGTTGAAAAGCCTGATGTCATCAAGGACATCCCATTGGATCCCGCCACCTTGCCCAAAGGAAACTATAAGGAGGCGGGATATGACGCCAGACAGGTTATCGATATCGACATCTCGCAGATCGTAACAGAATACCGGGCACAAATTCTTGAGGATGCCAACGGCAAGCGATATACAGCCCCGTTCCCCGAGGGTGTGAATCGACCCGTTCAATACGGCATCAACCTAAAAGCCCATTCGGTCTATCTGTCCCAGTATCAGTTGATCCCGTATAATCGGATCGAAGAGACGTTTCTGGATCAGGCAGGAATCCCGGTCGGCGGCGGCTCGATTTTCAACTTCAATGAAGAGGCTTATGAAAAGCTTGAAGCCTTCGATGCGATAGCAAGGTCAAAGCTGATCAACTCCGACGTCTGCCATGCCGACGAAACCGGTATCAATATCGACGGAAAAAGACGCTGGCTCCATTGTGTTTCCAATGACGACTGGACCTATTTCCTTCCTCATGAAAAAAGAGGGGTTGATGCAATGAATGAAATGGGAATCCTGCCCAATTTTCATGGGATACTTTGCCACGACCACTGGAAGCCGTATTTCAAGTTCGACTGCGAGCACGCCTTGTGCAACGCTCACCATCTGCGGGAATTGCAAAGAGCATGGGAGCAGGACCATCAGGAGTGGGCGAGGGATACCAGGGCATTGCTTCTGGAGATTAACAAGGCAGTGGATGATGCCGGAGGTCAGCTGACTCCGGGAGCCTCACTGGAATTCAGACTCCGGTACAGGAAGCTGCTGGAAGAAGCCCAAAAGGAGTGTCCGCCACCGGATGAAAGCCAAAAAAATGGAAAGCGGGGTCGCCTCAAACGATCAAAGGCAAGAAACCTTCTTGAGCGGCTCATCGATTACGAAAATGAGACGCTCCGATTCATGGACGACGAGAGAGTTCCTTTCACCAACAATCAAGGTGAAAACGATATCCGGATGACCAAGGTCCAGCAAAAGATATCGGGATGCTTTCGTTCCATGAAAGGTGCGGCTATTTTCTGCCGTGTAAGAAGTTATCTTTCAACATGCAGAAAGCATGGCGTGAGGGCAAGCATTGCATTACGCCTTTTGTTTGAGGGCAAACTGCCCGACTTCCTGAACGAGTAGATTCGACTGTCAAAGAACACGATCTCCTTTAAACTTCAAGGAGCCGGTAAAACCGGGCTGAATAGTTACAATAAAAAATGAAAAACCCCGGAGTTGTCAATGGAAGACAGATGGTTGTCTGTGGACGAAATCGGGACCTATCTTGGTGTCAAGCGAGATACTATTTACAAATGGATCAGCGAAAAAACCATGCCGGCCCATAGAGTAGGCCGTCTTTGGAAATTCAAAAAAGATGAGGTGGATAGCTGGATTAAAACCGGCGGGGCAGCAGACCGGAATAAGAAAGATTCTGAAGAATGATAGGCTGTTTGTTTTGCATGGTCTTGTGCCATGCTGGATGCTCTATGAATGGAGGGCGGCATGACGACTGCTGAGCTTTTGGCGGCATTGGCGCTGGAGTGCCCAAATGGCGTGTCGTTCGATCCGATGGCGGTCCGGCTGTTGCGGCAGAAAGTGCCGTTTGAGGATTGGCAGATCGAAGACCTGAAAGCCGCGAT harbors:
- a CDS encoding transposase, which encodes MDHSSIVSQSQDPVHVQNKIDDFFGRFKIATLMHRCGVRKHHGHSVRSLTKAIFTLPFVGKNFFRGIVLNNELPFGKDAAYELLKGQTYNWRRLLLSLGLRLFGVFNRLTNDERESVLIIDDSPYDRSRSKWVELLARVWDHSTGRFLKGFRMLTICWPDGTSCLPMDFALLSSSDAEKRLCDSQKALDKRCCAYQRRKEATEKATSHLETMVKRILSAGVSAKYLLMDSWFTMPATVTTLAEHIKIIGMVKKSPKIHYTFNGQSLNLMAIYRRLKKRRGRAKILASTRVMLNDSVAAKPVFVRDKRKKDWLALLSTDTKLADEDIKPATKHPNRISPKTACSL
- the mads1 gene encoding methylation-associated defense system helix-turn-helix domain-containing protein MAD1, with the protein product MEDRWLSVDEIGTYLGVKRDTIYKWISEKTMPAHRVGRLWKFKKDEVDSWIKTGGAADRNKKDSEE
- the tnpC gene encoding IS66 family transposase — its product is MKLNAIDVEETVKNTRRLLGEDQNVSPALKAAVELLLLLVALLLNRLGLNSSNSSKPPASDPNRKKKEKAPGANKRGGQPGHNGTTLKRVEKPDVIKDIPLDPATLPKGNYKEAGYDARQVIDIDISQIVTEYRAQILEDANGKRYTAPFPEGVNRPVQYGINLKAHSVYLSQYQLIPYNRIEETFLDQAGIPVGGGSIFNFNEEAYEKLEAFDAIARSKLINSDVCHADETGINIDGKRRWLHCVSNDDWTYFLPHEKRGVDAMNEMGILPNFHGILCHDHWKPYFKFDCEHALCNAHHLRELQRAWEQDHQEWARDTRALLLEINKAVDDAGGQLTPGASLEFRLRYRKLLEEAQKECPPPDESQKNGKRGRLKRSKARNLLERLIDYENETLRFMDDERVPFTNNQGENDIRMTKVQQKISGCFRSMKGAAIFCRVRSYLSTCRKHGVRASIALRLLFEGKLPDFLNE